The genomic stretch CCGGCTCCTCAGACTAGAACACTAAACACCGGTTtggaggagccaggcagggcGGCACGGGCAGTTCCTTTCCCGAGGGGAGGACAGGCGGTGCGATGGagggcacagacagacagacagacacacacccgggagggggggggaagggcagagaccCACGTGGAGCGAAGAGGGAgcggacggacagacagacagacagccgaGGGTGGGGACCCGCGGGCCAGAGGCGGGGAAAGGGTCCGGGGGCCGAGAACAAACACCGAGGGGCCAAAGGGCCAGACAGCCGGACCCGGGTCTGGGAGACGGACACACCCGATAGGCGGGTGGGAGAGAAACGTGGGACCCGGACAGACAAACAGACCCACGGACTGGAGGGAACCGGACAGACCCACGGACCGGGGGCGACGGACacagggaccggggggggggaggggtgagagccGGACGGACCCACGGACTGACCGGGGGGCGAAGGGGCCGGACGGACCGGAGGGGGGGGAGCCGGACAGACACACGGACCGGAGGGCGAAGGGGCCGGACGGACACGcggacctggggggggggggggcgctaagGGGCCAGACAGACCCACGgaccggaggagggggggagccGGACGGACCCACGGACCGGAGAGTGCGGGGGGAGCCGGACGGACCCACggaccggggaggggggggggggagccggacGGACCCACGGACCGAGTGGGGGGGCGAAGGGGCCGGACAGACCCACGGAccggagagtggggggggagccggacggacacacggaccggggagggggggcgaAGGGGCCGGGCGGACCCACGGACAGGACCGACACGCGGACCGGGGGGCGCCGCTCTCGCCCCGGCGCTggctcgttttttttttttcctcggGTTTTTGCgatttttttggggttttttttgtttttccgcGGGGCGGCGGGAGCGCGGCTGGGCCCGACACCGACTCACGCGCGGCGGCCAGGCGAGCAGAGAGGCGGCCCGGGGCCCGGGGAGCCCCCTTTATAGCCCGCTCCCCGGGGTGAAAGGGCCGCCGTGCCGCGGAGAGGACACGGGCCGGCGGGGAGCGACCCGCCGCCGCCCCGCAGGCCTGGGCCGCCCGCTGCAGCGACCCCTGCCGGGGCAGGAGCGGCTCCCAGCCGCCCGGGATcgcgcccggcccctgcccctgcGGGCACCGCCGCAAGGAGTCCACACGGCAGCCTCCCCCCAGTCTGGgcaggccccccaaaatcatgagccCCCCGGTCACCTCACGCCCAACCCCCCGCAGCTGGTCAGCCACCCCCAAATCATGAGCCCCCCCCCTCCAGGAATCTGGGGGTAACCTCACTCCCCACATCTGGGCAGCACCCCCAAATCATGAACCCCCCTCCAGTAATCTGGGGGTAACCTCACACTCAACCCCCCACATCTGGGCAGCCCCCCCAAATCATGAGCCCCCCTCCAGTAATCTGGGGGTAACCTCACCCCCCATATCTGGGCAGCACCCCCAAATCATGAACCCCCCTCCACTAATATGGGGGTAACCTCACCGCCCACATATGGGCAGCACCCCCAAACCATGAGCCCGCCCCTCCAGTAATCTGGGGGTAACCTCACACCCAACCTCTCCACACATCTGGGCAGCCCCACAAATCAGGACCCTCTCTCCAATAATCCAGGGCAACCCCCTCCATCCAAACCTCACACACCTTTAGGACAGACCCCCAAAATCAGGACCTCCTTGCTAATAATCCAGGTTGACCCTCCCAAACATCACAAACACATCAGGGTAGCCCCCTCAAACCCTGACTCCCTCCTCCAATAATCTGGGGTGACCTCATGCCCAAACCTTCGTGCACAcatcaaccccaccccaccccccaaaaacttGGATTCTTCTTCCCCAACAATCCTGGGTAACCTATCCAGGCAGCCACCCCAAAACCTGACTCTCTTCAACAAAGCAGGCAaaccctctctccctctctcactcaCCCCAATCCAGGGGCAACACCTACACTCAAATCCTGAGCAGCGCATCCCTGAGAATCCAGGGACATGACCCCACTCAAATGATAAGAACTGCTCACCAACAATGCAGAAGGTAAAATCCCGCCCCCAAATTCTGAcatccccccctttccccagcagTCCAGGGGCAAAATCCCAAATCTTGACACCACCCCTCAGACAACAGAGGTCAAttcctaccccctgccccccaaaaaatcttGCTAATCTACCTGCTCCTAAAATCTGATCCCTGCAGTCAGGGGACAATTTCCCACCAAAATCCTGACAATCCCAGAACAACATTGCCCACCCTGCGTACACATTCTGTCATTCCCACTTCttcaaaagtccaagggcaaagccACTTTCATTCATCTCCTGATTATCATTCCCACACCAAATAGGGGAAAATCCCCTGACTAATTCTGACACCCTTCCCCTTCACTCCACAAAACACACAGGCAAAGTCCTGACATTCACTTTTCCCCTACAAAACCCCACCCAAATCCTGGCAACTCCCTTTAACTTGGCCATTTTTGCCCTCCTTCCAACTGTCAAAGGCCATCCCCACCTCAAATCCTGTCAGTCTACCCCCCATGCCAATTCTGGGGCAAACTCCTACCAATAACCTCCCCCATGCCTCCACTGGGCTAAGGACAACCCACCACACAAGTCCTGACAGTCGTTCCAACCCTCCTGTCAGCCGCATGGCAACAAAATATACCCCCCCATACCAATCCCCCCTTCACTCAAGTTATACCAAAAGCATGTTGCTTCTGCATTGGGAAAGCGGAGCTGAATATTTGTAATGGCACTGAGATAAATTCGTAGCCAGGAGGCGATGCCATCCCGTTCGCCAGTGAAGAGATGGAAATGTTGGAGCCAGAAGATTCCATGGCAGTTGGGGTTGGGCCATTGGAAGGGGCAGTTGGGAATGGGTCATAAGGACATGAGTCTGGGTCAATATGGGGTGATTATTTTTAATGGCACTTGAGAGAAATTCTTGTCCTCTCCCCTGCAAACAGTGCAGAGGAGGACTGCGATGAGGGTCTCTCTTCAGTCCATGAAGGGACTGGAATGAAGATGTTCTGTGGTGCTGTGACAATCATTGAACAGAGGGTTACTAGGCAGCTGATGAAACACAGGAGAGGAACAGTGTCATGGGATTGAAACTGAGGTGAAAAAGGAGGAAACCAACTGAGTCAGGAAGAAAGggggagcagagaaagaaaagcagccaGTGAAATGCACCTGAAGACAGGGTGTGCGCCTGACTATTCTATCTCACTGCCCTGGAAGTGCGTGGCTCTTAGCTATGGTTTTGGAGATACCCTCACAGCACTGAGATCAGGAGTGACTGTAGCTGGAGTTGTTCCCATAGCAATCTGCCTTCTAGTATTTAGAACATCACTTTTCCTTGAACAAGGGCTAGTTCCTGAAGAAAACGCCAGTTCGCATCATACGTTGCCCTGGAGCAGGACCAATGTGCTTCAACATCTCCCTATGGATGCCCGTTGTCATTCTCCATTCACCAGGTGAGTAAAAGGGTGAGGGTTGAACAGCAATGAATGGAGAAGAAAACTGCTGAAACATGTCCCAACTCCAGACTCACTAGAATCAATGCTCTGGAGATCCATAATTACGCAGACTCTTTAGTATAAGAGTTAGACACATCAGGGCATTAATGATGTGCAAGTTAAGAGAACCTAACATATCCTCCAGGGTCTTGTTGCGGTTATAATATGGCTTTTCAGTTATACAGcacatttaattttctttaatcCTCGATAAAACCAATCGTTGTTTCTATTTATTGGTAAACTATCCTTCCACTATGGTAAATAATTTACAGTGGAAGAGTAAAAGGAATCAATGGATTAATAAAATATCttgttttacaatattttttggTTGTAACCCCTTTCCAGCCCTCTGGCATTTTCTGCTTCGGATCTCATGTCCTCCCAACTCAGCAGCCAGATTCCCAACGCCTCACAAGATCATTGGACTCTGGTGGCACCTGGGAGTGGGTAGCAAAGCCTGACACAATGTTATTGTCTGTTTCCTTTCCACTTGCCATTATGTTCACTCTGAGGTTTGTACACTGCCCACCTGCCTGCTCTGGATCAGAACACTGTCAACCTGCAATTTctatttgaaaaatttggcccagAGTTTAGTGCTCCTGATTAAACTTTCTTGAAAGAATACAGTTTTAAATGGCCCAGACATCCTCAAAAACTAGGGCTGCAGTGGTCTTGGTACCTTGGAAACCATTCTGAATGCAGCATTTGCTTTAGCTGTTTGAGCATCCAGATCCCTGGGCTTGAGTATATTAAGATTATTCTAGATGCATATTCATTATAACTTTGTGTCCCCTTCCATGAAGTTGGAGTCACATGACTCCCACATGCTGTCTCCTTATACGTGAAGGTTATATCACAAAGTGAAttgacatggggtggggggagggcacacAAGATCCATCTTCTGCTTTCTGTGCCCAAAACAGTTGGTGAGTCAAATGGATCCTACTgctctcatagactcatagactatcagagttggaagggacctcagaagatcatctgGCTGATTCCAGATGCTTCCGGGCTCCCTCTGACTGTGGGGCCTGGATCCCAGAGAGCTTTCTCTATCTGCACTCTTCAGGCCTTCAGAGGTGGCTGGAGCAAAGGTTTCTGATTATGTTCTCTTAATATTCCTTATTCTCCGAGTATGCTCCTAGTGATGGCAGGTCAGTGCAAGACCCTTTGCCCTGTGGTCTTCCAAGGTCATTTATTTGTCATGATTCTGAAAAGTAATTCAttatgtacaggtttcagagtagcagccatgttagtctgtattcgcaaaaagaaaaggagggcttgtggcaccttagagactaaccaatttattgaagtgagctgtagctcacgaaagctcatgctcaaataaattggttagtctctaaaggtgccacaaatcctccttttcatTAAGTACTGGCACTGTACACTATGGTAAGAGGTAGgctatttttttaatatgaattttCAGTTGGATGCTGGAAGGTCACATTTCATCAGTGGTAGCCATAGACTCTATGTCTTATTGTAtcctctgagcctgagtcaggATTTCTCATTAACTTTTTGGCTTTACCATTAGGGGGCAGACCTGAATCATATTAAAAGCAGAAGTGCTTCCTCCTGCATTTGACTGGAAGAAGGGTCAGGAGATGGGGACGATCATTTCATCCATTTAAAACGGGAGAACATAGGTGGGCAAAATTATTCACGCACGGAAACTTTGGCAAATAAATATAGTTACTCTTTACAATCAGAGCTAGGATTGctagccctccaggattgtcctggagtctccaggaattaaagatgaatctatAATTAAAGATTacgtcatgtgatgaaacctccaaccaaaactggcaaccctaatcaGAGCATCTGCAATATAACGAATGTCTCCTCTTGCCCAGtcttgaggaagagctctgtatagctcaaaagcttggctctctcaccaacagaagttggtccaataaaagatattgcctcattcaccttgtctcttGTCTGttatatgtaacctatcatttaaatcagcttctgtaccagatgactggaggatagctaatgtgacaccaatttttaaaaaatgctccagAGGCTAtccaattacaggccagtaagcctaacttcagttccgggcaaattgattgaaactacaGCAAAGaacagatacatagatgaacatgatttgttggggaagagtcaacatggtttttgtaaagggaaatcatgcctcaccaatctactagaactccttgagggggtcaacaaacatgtggacaagggtgatccagtggatatagtgtacgtagattttctgaaagcctttgacaagatcccttaccaaaggctctcaagcaaagtaagctgtcatgggttaagagggaaggtcctctcatggatcagtaactgggtAAAAGATAGAAGACAAGgtgtaggaataaatagtcagttttcacaatggagagagataaatagcggGGTTCtccaagaatctgtactgggacctgtgctgttcatcatattcataaatgatctggaaaagtgaggtggcaaaactcAACTATTTTCAGTAATTTGGAATCATCttcaagtccaaagctgactgaagagttgcaaagggatctcatgTGACATCTCCAGCAAAATAGACTGTGACACAACAGCACATTTCACAACCATGACATGGGTTTGGAAGACTTTATTTGACACCTTTTGCTGGATGTCTGACAGCTCACAATGTTAACAGCTCTGCGCAGTGCTAAGGGTGGGCTCTAAGGCACAGACTAGCTCCAGGAACAACCAGTCCACAGGGAACTTCTCCGAGCTGGAATATTGCATTCCTGATTGACTCTGCCACCTCAGGAAATGAGTGAGGACAAGTACCGGGGGCCAGGGGCATTTATGTGTATTGAGAGCAATCAGGAGGGACTCACTTCCAAAACAAGTCTGTCTGACCCATATACATTTAACATACGTATGTCAGTACACAGCTGTATCAATGCCACTGCTGAGCCACCAGTTCAATACCCAACTGGCCACTTGCTTGACGTCTGGGATGGGGAGGGTCTGTTACATAAAAAGACACTACTCACTGTTCCCCCTTTGTTCCTTTCTCTGCTTTGCCCTTCCTGGCATGGCACCACTGACTCAGGCAAGGGTCACGTTGATGCAATTAGAGGGTATTCAACTGGACCAATGCCAGCTTCTGCATAAAtccaagaaaataaaaacactggTTCAGGGAAGAGGGGTCTTGCGTTGGTTTAAGTGGAGGTATACTGCCTTCTTATAtgttatataaaataataatgccAGGAGAAGTGCACTGGGGCAATAGACAGCCTGTGgctagggtggccagatgtctTGGTTGGGAGGAACTGTTCTAGTCTCCCAACCCCTTCTGTGGaaacaggccctggttctcatagaCTCCATGGCCATCTGGTCACCAGATCACACCAACTGCCCTTCCTATGCTTCTGTTTTATATAAACAGCATTTCCTACACCCATTCGGGCAACTTCTGAGCACTCTCTTACTACTGCCGCTTCTCAGCTGATTGCAGAAGGAACCAAATAATAATCATCATCCTTGGCATTTATATAGGATCGCACAGAGAGAAGACAAAGGCAGAGAAAGCTTTCAAGAGACAGAGGACATTCTAGGGGCTGGTCAAAAGcccattaagtcagtggaaagactgccattgacttcagtgggtttgggatCAAGTCCATGCAGAGAACATGGCGATAAAGAAAAAGAGTAGAGGTGGGCCTGGCGGAACAGGCTAGAAAATTTaattaaggatctggaagttGGTGAAAACAAAGGAGGAGCCTGGGGTAAAGGATGCTTTCTTCCACTCTTCCCTTTATGGTAATGTATTTTCATATGGGGAGGGAGGATTGATGGCtgaagaggggaagagagaaggaagggtATCCTTTTCCCTCGTAGTTCAGCTCCCAAGTCCTCCCCTCCATGACAGGTGTCACTTCGGAAACCTGCTCCCTTACTCTGTAATGCTTCACTGGATGAGCAaggtctgtctctctcacagacaTCTGAATTATCTACATAGGGAATCCCAAACAGCAGCTGGCAAAGGCATTTTGCACAGTAATGTCTGATACTCCCTCCTGAAAACATTCTGATAACTGCATTGATCTAAGCACAGGATCAGGCAAATGTTTCCGTAAATCAAGTTCACTAGTGACACTTGGGAAGGCCCTGGTTTTAGGTAAAAGCCGAGCGACGGGAAATGAAAATGTGGACTGCACATAGTATTTAGGTCTTAAGTACAGGAAGTCCTGTGCTGGGATAATTCTTTGCAGCAGGAATGCGTACTGGGTATCACAGGGTGTCAGTTCAGAGGGAGATGGGGAACTGTTACGTTTTCAGCCAAGTCGTCCCTCAGGGTTCTGTGGTTTTGAATCAGCTTGTTACGCATAATGTCAAGCTCTCCATTTTTAGAGATCAACAGAATGGGGCTGGCCAACGGAGAGGAACCTCCCAAGTGTCCTGACTGTTTACGGCAATCCTGATGGGGGTTGGGTTCAGTTATCAAAGGACAGTTTGTGTACGTGTGGTAGATTGTCTCTATTACTCGCCGACATGTCTCACCTCACTTAGAGCGTGTCAAACAACATGCTGAAGCTAGGAGGAAGTCAATGTTTGAAAGtcaaggtgcaggagggaatatcttttattggaccaacttctgttggtgagagagacaagctttcgagctgacacagaattcttcttcagggctggcctgaggaagagctctgtataagatGGAAAGCTTGTCTtggtcaccaacagaagttggtccaataaaagatattccctcccccataTTGTCTTGCTAACATTCTGGGACCttcatggctacaacaccactgcatacaagTGTTAGAAAGTGTCACTGCTTGGGAGCTCTGTGTCTCCAGCAAAGTCAAATCAGTGCCAAGGCTGGTGTACATTTTTCAGACTGCAACAGTCAGCTCTaccagggcctgggctggggaagggaaagaTCTGAATTAGGATCTGTGTATAAACCTCACCCATAACCTTTAGTGGAGCTGTACACAGACAAATACATTCAGTTCAATAAAAAATCTGCAAACCTGAAATGGAAAAGAGGGAGACAgtgtgatggggagggagggaagatgaCGTGAGGAATAAGAAGGGATGGCAAGGTGAGGAGAGGATCCTTTATTTCTGCAAAGCAGGAAAGAAGCTGTTCATCGAAGCATGCTTTCTGAGCAGTGGCTGCTGATGATTTTTGTCTCCATTAGGATTTTGTCAGGGAGGGATCAGAAAGCCCCAATTTCAGTAGCCCAGGAGCGGCAGAGTCTGGAAGTTCCACCTCTGGTCCCTGGCCCCTGGGGAGAATCATTCAAAGCAGGAGGAGCTGTGTAAGAAGCAGGTGGTATGGGAACTCCAGGAGAGGTGGAGGAGAGCAGGAACGTTGCAATCTGGCTGCTCCTAGAGGTGGCATCTCTCAGGGCACCACTTGCTGATGGCACACTGGACATGGCACATGGGGTTGTTGATGTCACTGTGGGTCTAGCCCTCCGGGACGAAGAGGCCATCCTATTGGACAGGAAGTTTCGGCGGGCTGGCATGATGGCACTAGGAATTCGGCGAACGGGAGCCCTTCTCATGGTGGTACTTGGATAAGCCAGGGGGGAAGCAGTCAAGACAGCTAGACCCGGGACAACCTCCCTCCTGGGTATTAGTACTTGATTGGCGGGGGCTGTGGAATTGTGGAGGAATGACCAGGGCCACATCTGAAAGGGCAGAAGGGAAGTGGCCATAGGCGAAGGCTCCATTTCAGCAACATAATTATTCAGGTGGGAGAGGAGTCGTAGCCGGATAGGATCAGCACCGTTTTGTCCCTCAAGGATACCAAGGTATCTGACAACTTCAGTGAGGCATTCACGGAAGCCAATACTCCTGTAATCCACAGCCAGGGCTCGGGCATCTAAGAACCCTGGGAGAAAAAGACATATATAGCAGCATGTCCACCAAGAGCACAGACAACTGATTTCACTACAAATTTTAACGTAATTGTGCATTTAACCTGAGGAATTTGCCACCCCATGATATTATTGAAGCAAATAGCCGGGTGAGCTTGAAAAAAGAATTTGATGTTTACATGAATAAGACTAGCATCTGCAGTTACTCTAGCTAGGATAAAATGATCAGGGCCATCAATGTTCTTggttcagggcataaactgatcacCAGCCGGGATCAGGAAGTAATTTCCTTTGAATTCTGTCACTGGCTGCTACTGGAGGCAATATTCTGGACTAGCTGGGTCTCTTCTGGTATGGCCATTCCTAGACCAGCAGGTTGTGTGGTGTCTACTTCGCAATGGACAGCTTAatggcccctccctgcatttaGAGACAACTGTTTGACTCTGTTActcatattttatttaaacagaTGTCCAACTGGAGGATACGAGACAGTCTCAGACCCAAAACTATTGGCTCTAGAGGGCCCAAAGCCTTGGATTGTGGAGACGATCAATGAGGCACAATAAAACTACCAATTGTTCCTTCAGTCTCTTTCCTTCTTGGGCTTCCCGAGAGGATGGGCAATAAACCAGAGAGCGCAACCAGCATGGACAAAATACTGCACCACTTCACATTTTGGGGACCCTGTTGACACCATGTTTCAGCCTTGTAGCATAGTCAAGCTGAGTATTTAAACAATGTTCCTAGACCATGATGTAACTCTGCTAAAGTCCACAGTCTAGTCCCATCTACCCAGCGAGACAGAACTGTGTTTTAATCGAGTCAGAGGTTTACTGTGTTGAAACTCAGATCCCCGCCAGAGTCACTGGGCAAGCGGAGAATGGGAACTTTGCTCTTGCGGACGACGTGTATCCCCTTGTGTGTTACAAACTGTTAGATGGGGGGGTGGAAAAAGGCATGTTTCTATGCCGAGTCACTAACCAGACTCCAGGCAGTGCCAGGAAATGTATCCCAATGGGATGTGGAGGAGGCAGACTTTGGTTTGGAAGCCAGGTCCATTTGCAAGCATGACTAAGTGTGTAGCCTTGCCCGGGTCTGTGTGCATAGCTGTCGCTGTTCTGGGAGTTGGCTGCCTTTTCTGTGGTTACACGGGACACACCATATGGCACACCTCAGTCTGCCAAGGCCTAAATGTGAGACCCTGACCCATATGCAGGAGAACAAATAGTAGCACCGGAAGTGGAAAGTCTCCCCATGGGAGAGCCGCTTCCTTTCAAAAGCAAACACCAAATAATTTCTATAACCTTCATGTTAATGATTTCTGGAGTAAACAACGGACAATAAGAATGGGACGCTGCTCTCAGAGTCAAGGGTGAATTTTCCTCCCCTCAAAAGAAATCCTGTCCCCCTGGGGGgggtcagtgggagtcttgccattgCTTTTAATACAGCCGGGATTTCACCCTCAGTACACACGTTTACAGAAGCGGTTCTCACCTGTTCCTCCAGTGGCATGAAGCATTTTTAAATGGTCCACTGTCATTTGCAGGATCTCTGCCTTCTCCAGCTTGGAGGAGCCCTGTGTATTgaaagcagggaggggcagagaaagagagactatCAATCCACTGTTTTAAAATCTAGGATTCCATCTCATTAAGGGAGCCATCAGCAAGGGGACCTGAACTTTCCAGAAATGGGCAGATGAACAGATTCAGGGTTTGGATTCAGACTCATCTCGAATCAAGTGGTAAGGAAAATGGATCTCCCCTCAAAAGATGCTGTGAGGCAAACTGAAAATCTCTGTTTCCGTTCGTCCCTGCTGCAGCTAAATGTCTTTTATTCTCCATAAGGTTTACTGGAAGATTTATTACCACCCTATTTTACCACCTACTTATCCTCTGGGTGATAATAATTTAGAGCGTTTATGGGGTTTTCAACCCTGAAGAATCCTAACAGGATCTACAGACTGTATTTAACAATTACCCATCAGTGAAATGCAgacacctctggggtggaatgcagcagtCATTGTGCGCCGTTGACATTACGTAACACTTTGGAGCTGGACCAATGAAGAATAACATCTCCAAATGTAGTTGCAGAAGGAATTTAGGTAAACAGAATGGCATTACCCAAGTTACAATCTGAGCACGACTCTTGGGTTTAGCACCCCAACTGGGAAAAGTACCCTGAGAGGTTTGGGGCCTTTAGATAAACAGATGTTAACAGGGGACAAAAAGAAACAACAATCACATATGCCGGACATGTGACTTGGATTTCAGGAGATCTTTTCACAGAGAATGGGCAGGACCTTGTTTTTAGATCTCATCCAGAAGACAGCAGCTGCTTAAGCATTAGGGCAGCATTGGCGACTCAGAGAGAGGAATGCTACCTACTCCATCACCAGCATCTCTTTCTGCAGCACCAGCTGGTGGTCCTCAGATCTCCTACCCAAGCTCTGACCGCTGTCCAACCCAAACCCTGCTCAGCTAATGAGAGCTAATTAAATTAATGCCTAGGGTGAAATGGCTGTAAAAGCAAGATGCCTCCCAACCATTGAACCACAACCCTGATTTGGGCTGCCTGAAGATAATTTACTCTGCTGATATGACCCCTCTCTGAATGTTTGTTCATAAGCACCAGAAGGTCTTTtctttaacataagaacataaaagaatggccctactgggccaaatcaagggtccatctagcccagtatcctgtcttctgactctggccaatgccaggtgccccagagggagtgaacagaacaggtcatcatcaagtgatccatcccctgttgctcattcccagattctggcagacagaagctagggacaccattgccTTTCTTAAAACTATAAGCCCCTGGGGGGAAAATGGTCACGTCTAACATTCTTCACGTACCTGCTTCTCAAAGGCAGTGGGGACTAAACGCCGCAGTTCA from Eretmochelys imbricata isolate rEreImb1 chromosome 19, rEreImb1.hap1, whole genome shotgun sequence encodes the following:
- the HEYL gene encoding hairy/enhancer-of-split related with YRPW motif-like protein gives rise to the protein MKRLSEESWSGSESDGTIDVGKEEEYSQVSRAVSPTTTSQIQARKKRRGIIEKRRRDRINSSLSELRRLVPTAFEKQGSSKLEKAEILQMTVDHLKMLHATGGTGFLDARALAVDYRSIGFRECLTEVVRYLGILEGQNGADPIRLRLLSHLNNYVAEMEPSPMATSLLPFQMWPWSFLHNSTAPANQVLIPRREVVPGLAVLTASPLAYPSTTMRRAPVRRIPSAIMPARRNFLSNRMASSSRRARPTVTSTTPCAMSSVPSASGALRDATSRSSQIATFLLSSTSPGVPIPPASYTAPPALNDSPQGPGTRGGTSRLCRSWATEIGAF